In Cygnus atratus isolate AKBS03 ecotype Queensland, Australia chromosome 29, CAtr_DNAZoo_HiC_assembly, whole genome shotgun sequence, the sequence GCTTCCCCTCTCTGGCTACGGCCGGTGTGCATCTGCGTGGTGTCGGGGCGACTGTGGGATTAAATCTACCGAGTTTCACCCCGTTCCCGAGGCAGCCCTGGCCCTCGATTCTGCCAGGAACCTGGTTAAGAAGCAGGGGACGCGACTCCGGCCGGACCGATTCCATCTGCCCCTCGGAGATGGGCGTAGAAGGGCTGCAAGCGGGTTTGCGAGGAGCTCTGTCCTCAGCGGCCTTCCTTTGCCGTCGCACGTTAAGCAGCAAAGCCGCGCTCGCGTCGAGCAGCTCATTTCAGCGAGGGATCTCAGCTGCCACACGTGAAGCATTAATTCCAGAGTGTGCAGGGAGGGGTGGAGGGTTAcgagtttctttttatttgagcCGACTGCTAATTAATAATTTAAGGCGCATGGGTTTGACAATTCGTGTCCTCTGCCTCAAGAGAAGAGCTTTTGTTCTCTGTAGATTTCTTTTCTCCGAGCAGCTTTGGCGTAGAAGTGGTGTCTACCTGAGGAGCCCTGCTGTCCTCTGACAGCTAGACCCGGGCATGATTTGAAGCAATTAGCAGCAGTTATGGAAATTACTGCACAGGGTAATTCCTGCatggtttttaaaatgctgtatctGTGGCTGTGCTTTTTGGAAGCTTCAGTACAAGTCGTAATGAAATTACcttttcccagctgctggaCGTGGAGCCCAGCAgttggtggtgctgagcacacGGGGAGAAAAATGTGCCTTGGCGGGCAGGGAGGAATTATTGCGGCCGGGCAGGGCAAAGGAAGAGGGCTCTGGGAAactgctggggagggacagggagagctgctgctgcgttGGGCTCGGCTTTGGGGTGCTCCTTTGCTGCTCACGGTGTCAGCGTGGTGCTGTGGTATTTTCCAGCCCTCTGTGAGAGCCTGGGCTTGACCAGGTGAGGAATAcctcttcagcttctcttttttctgaAGGCAAAGCAAAAGCCTTGTGCTGCGTAACAGAGGGCCGGAGAGAGGCGTTGAGAGGTGCAGAACGAGGGAGAGCCGTGGTAAATAATGCAGCAGTTTTGAAACCGAATCGGGAgcccacctgctgctgctgcttagaaGAGCCCCGGATCATTGTGAACATCTCAACTaatcagaagggaaaacagTTCAATCTGCAGCCCAGGCATGTAATCAGCCCCGTTCAAAACCCGTGTGCACGCCTACGTGTAGCTCCGTCCCCCTGGGCTGTGCCGGATGGCTCCTCTCAGCCCTCATCCGTTCAGTAAGGGGTGGTTCAGAAATTCAGAGGGCAGGTAGTCTCCGTGATGCCAGAccactaaataaatatttttccgGAGTCTAGGAGGTTTGTTGGCTTACCGCTGTCGGAGTGATCCTCGGTTCCCACCGCTTCtcttcccgcccccccccacccagtGCCAAGCGAGCGTGTTCCCTCTCATCCCCCTTCCGACTCGATTAATTGATTTGAGTGAAAGCAGCACCAGGCTCGGGAATGACTGCTGACCCCGGGATACAAAGCAATCACATAAATCTTGTTTCCGGACATCAGCCCGCAGCTGTAGGTGTGCCAGGTGCCTGAACCAAACGGCGCTCGGGCTCCTGCTCATCTGGATGCATCACGGAGCCGTTTCGATGGATGAGAAATTGCCCTGCGTGAGTTTTGGAAAGGGGAAAGGTCTTTGGTATCAGTCGCTGGCAGCCAGAGCAGCGGGGAGCCTGCACAGCGGAGTGAGAAGTTCCCTTTTAATCTCCCCCTTTGTTTACCCGCACGGCGCTCGAGGAGGAGAAGCTCTTCTGCAGAACCCGGCCGTGCTGGCTGCTCGCCGTTTGCTCAGCCTGTGCCTGGAGGACTTTGTGGGAGAACCCCCGGAGCAGGAGATCGCCGCGCCGCTCGGAGTCGTGCAGGGAACACGCGGAGCCGGACGCGGAGCGCGTTCTGTAACCCCATAAATCCCATCCTGGCTTCTGAGGGGCTGATGCTGGGAGCCGCTGGGGGCTCTGGCTGCATCCCTCCATCTCCAGGTTCAATTTGATTTTCCATCCCCTGCGTGCGGGTAGGAGCCAGGTGGGGAAGGGCAACTCAGGGAGGCTCAGCACCATGGCTCCGTCCTGCTGTGCCACCTCTGCTCCCCAAACCTGCCCACGTTTGCCTTGCCCCGCTGCTCGTGTGCTGAAAGCAGAGGTGCTGCCTGGCCTCGTGCTCGGAGAGCTGCCCCACGGCGAGTTCAGCCTATTCAGGCGAACTTTGCTTTAATTCCTTGTTCAATTTTCCCCCTCTTCCAAGCCATCGGGCACCTGTGGCCCTGCATGTGGGATGCAGCCTGCGTTGGCATGTCGCGGCCATCCTGCTTCTGCTGGGCTCAGACCTCTGGCAGCCTCGAGGGGAGATCTCGGGGTTGCAGGTCCCCCTCGTGGCCCCGCGTAGTCACGCTCTCCTGAAGCATCTTCTTCCTGAACTGAAGCCTGGTTGAAACCAATCACTTTCCTGTGTCAGGTTTGGATTTCAAGAGGCTGCATGGCATGCTTGGGCCCTTCAAACTGATCTGAAAAAATAAGCGGGGTTTCTTGCCTAGCAAAACCCTGTCGTGCAGCTGCCATCTCCTCGGGCTGCCTCTGCATCGCACGGTGCTCTCTTTGGGCACTGAAATAGTTTCCACGGCAGCTGATGGAGGCACCAAGTCCCGGTTTTTGAATGGGCCCCAGAAGTGAGCGATGATGGAGGCTGAGCAAGGGGAGTTCGTCGGCCGAGCGCAGCCCCTCGAGTAGCTTCGTGTGTTTTGGTGGCAGGGAGGGCTCGCAGGTGCGCACGGTGGTGGTGGTCGTTCTCCTGGATCATAAGGACAGGCAGAGGTAGCTGTCAAGTCCTGCAGGAgaccttggatttttttttgttctgcatcCCTGTAAACCACAGCGTTAAATTCTACTCGGCAGATGCTGGCACGCCCTTATTTTTGCTCAATTACTGTGttgtttctgtgtatttttttctgatgtcaaTGAAACGTATCGGCGGCAGCACAGCATCACGGAGTGATCCGCAGCAGACCTGCAGGTGTTGATTCCACCCTGGTTTAGTACTTATTGCCCTCAAATTCACGGGGAGAGGGCTTAGCGCTGGTACCTCTGCTGCCTGTTAGCAGGAGCTGTTCCACGTGAACAAATAGTGGGGCGTGGCGATGGAATTTGTAAGGAAAAGCAGGACACTCCGGGCTGGCAAACGCGAGCTGTGGAGCTCGAAGTGCAACGCCTGGAGCCTGGGAGCAGCGGAACCACAAACAGCTCCCACCGACGTGATCttttaaacagcatttctttcGGAAATCCTGATTTACCCATGTTTTTGGGTCCTTCCATCTACGGTTACACCTGAAAGAGCAGGCCGACAGAGTGAAGGCGTTCTACCTTACCCTGATCAGGAGGATGCGTTAATTCCTGTCCTGTCaccccctgcagctctgggcaccgCCGCCTTGTGGTCCTTGCAGGCGGAGGAGAGCGGAGATGCTCGGCATGAGCAGTGCCGTGCCTTCAGGTGCTTCGTGTTCCGTGTCAGCGCTGTGCCCGGCAGAGCCGGCGTGGCTACCGCCGACCTGAGAAGCTGCAGACCCCATAAACGTTTCCCAGTCTAACTGAATCTTGGCTGCACTCCAGGCAGCGACGCTGGGGCTTCGCGAGCCCGGCATCACTCGGAGAGGGGCTTTCGGTGCTGCCGTAGCAAGGTGGTGTCGGGGGCCACTGCGCTTGGCGCGTCTGCCCCAGGCTGTTCTGATTCCCGGCTGCCAAGAAGCCGAGCGGGCGTTTCTGAGGTTGTAGTTTTAATTCTTGCACGTGTCTCGTACAGGAAGGACTAATTAGCGGCGTTACAGGAGGAGCAGACTGAAATAAGCCGGCAGCGCGATATTTGGTAGGGTGGATTCTTCCTGGTACCCTCGGTGTTCCTATTGAGGAGAAACAATTAGTGCGATAAATAGCGATGAAATACAACAGTAAATGATCTGGGATGAATGACTTCTTGCCACCCCATTTTCCTGGAGGATACAGCTGGGAACCCAGAAGCAATTAAGGCCGTTAGCGTCGCCTCTGGAGTTTATTGCATCAAATCACCGGGGTAGCACCGCGTGGTGCCGGCTTCGACGAGCAGAGTTCAGTCCGAGCAGCAGAGTGCCTCGTTATGTCAGGCATGTCGGGCACAGTCGGAGCCCTGGCAGTGCGGAGGGGCTTTCTGTCCCCGCTAAGATGTTAATTCCCCAAATCCCGGAGTCACCGGTGGCAGCCAGGCTTGCGTCTGCGAGGACATGAGCACTTTAAATTCCGCCCGCTCTTGCAAGTAGCCGCTACCACGAGAGACCCAAGCGCCAGCAGCCCTTTTAATGATGCCTGGGAGTGCTCCTGGGCAATATCAAATGTATACAGCGTAGTCTCCGTTGCATAATTTTTGCATGATAAACGTTTTAACACCAGGAGGGCTCGGGCCGTGGCGGAGTGACGGGGAGCTGGAGAGGCAGCTGGGAGCGCGATGCTGACAGGTCCGGTGCCCTGTAAGACCAAGTGCAAATGGAGATGTGGGAGGGATGGGATTGAGCGGCTGAGAATGTGCTGCATGGGGGAGCCAAACTTCATCTTCCCTGGCACCTGGGTCCTTGGTGGCTGCTCTGCGAGGAGGATTTTGAAAAAAGATTGCAAATTCTCACTCAGCGATGGGAATCTGAAGGCCATTTACAAGATTAAGGGCTGCGAAGTTGGGAACTCAAACTTCTGTGAGCTCCGGAAACTTGAGGAAATCTTGCTCATGGGGCTGCAACGGGTAAGGATGGAGCGGGGAAGAATTTAACCATTCATCTGTAGCCTTAATAAGAGCCTGACCTTTCCATCATGTTCACAATTCTGTCACTGTATTTGGAGGCATCGCAGTTTAAATGCTACATCAATGTCTGGGAACCGCGGAAGTCAATGGTGTGTCTCAACGCCACGTACGAGTTATTTAGAGGAGGCGAGGGAAGGAACGTGAATCAGCAGCTGGGAATAGCGGCTGGGCTACAGCACGGGGCAGTGACCGGACGagctgccctgtccccaggcagtCCCCAGAGCCACCGAGCGGTGGCACCTGCAGGAACCCGGCTGAGGAGCTCAGCAGGAGGACCCCTGGCCTCGTGCTTGAGGCTTGAGCTGGTGCCCTCTTAGGAAATCTGCCCTCGgtgctgtgtgtgcatgggAAGTCCCTGGAAAGGGCTTTAGGGGCTTGAAGCAGGAGGCgagggtgctggggtgcccACCCGCGACCTGCTTTATCCCTTTCCTCTAGCAAACCTGAAATTTGGGCTGCGCGGACCTTTGGCAGCAAAATCAAGCGTGGGTCTGTGATTCCAGCCCCTCGTGGCGATCTCTCGCGGCAGGGCCCACAGATTTCTGCGACCTTTGCTCGCTGACAGGGAGCAGACCTGTTGGCGATGGCTGTCTCAATTATGGGTCTCTTTTGGAAAATAAGCATTACCTTGGAGATCGTAGCTGGCGGGGAGCGCAAGGTGCTGAATCTTCAAACCCATTTATCAGGCTGCTTGCCATTTGTATCTCCAGGTGGAGGAAATTGGTGAGCACACTGCTCGAAGGCTCTCGCGCTGAGGCTGTCATTAACTCTTTATTACTCGGCTCAGGAAAAGATTAATGCAGAAATGGGAGGGTGGAACTGGTCGGCTTCAGCGAGATTGTGTTGtgggccagccctgctggggcttgCATTTGTTGGCTCGCAGCTCTGATCCATGGTTGGTTTCAGAGTTTTATTGGCTTCCTGAGCTCAGCGGGGCGTTGGCACGCCGGGTCCATCCGGGATCACTTCGTAGCAGCCCAGCTGGCAAAACAGAACCTGGTCGTTGAGCGAGGCTGGGATGTCACGGCTGGTTACCCTCCGGTAACAGGATCGGCCCACGGACGCTGCGTTTGTAGGATTTCAGTGTCCTCCCTGGCAAggcagccagctggggctgACCTCTCACTTCATCTCCCTCCGAATGCCTCCTGGTGCCTGTTGTTCAGAAGACAGCCTCCCTCTCCTTTGTCTTCACAGATCCGTCTGGGTTTATTTTTGATGTGCAGTCCAACACTGTGATGGCCCAAGGAGGAACCTTTGAAAACATGAAGGAGAAGGTAAATGTGTCTTCTGAGACTTTAACTCGCCACGCACTGTGGAAGAGCTCATGAACGCTGTATCTTTATCTGCTCTCGGAGGTGAAATATGTTTCTGTCTGGGAGCTAACTGCAGTTCtgtcaaaagcaaaattttattcAGGCTAAATCGTCCCGGCACATTAAAGTTTTATAAGGAAGTCATCAGTTAAGGGTTTCAGACTGCTTGCAGAAGGGCTGCTGTAGGCACAACGCAGGGTAAAGCGGATGGTTTACGTGTcacctctttccctccctctaGATCAGCGCAGTGCGTGCCATAGTCCCCAACAGGAGCAACAACGAGATCGTCCTCGTGCTGCAGCACTTTGACAACTGCGTGGACAGAACGGTGCAGGCCTTCATGGAAGGTAACCGCGGCGGGTTTCTTGGCTGGGTTCGTGGCCTCGTGACTCCTACCTGCCCTGTCTGTGGACCTTTTTGGGAAGCAACGGTGCTcgtgcagctggggctgtgtgtAAGTGCctcagctggcagggagctctCGGAGCTTCCCAGCATGCCCAAGTACAGGCTCCGCACAAAGGCGAGCAGCAGCCTGTTCTCTTGCCAATTTCTGGTGGTATTTGTCCATCCGGGGGTCAAGGCAGAGAGAAGTACTCGATAGCTCGTTAGATAATGGGTGTTAGGTGCTCAATCACAGAAACTCTTGCTCGTGTGTGCAAAACCAGGTATGTCGTCAGCTTCCAGAGTTGCTGTCTGTACTTTGTGCTGTGTTAGATGGGTTTTCTGACCCTGCTGGTGATGCTGCCTGGCTTTTTGCTGCTCTTGTTGCTGTGCTGACCATCACAGACAGCCACGCTGTCTGTGCCCACAGAAGCCGCGGTGGCTTCGGGCATCCTGATCTGGGGTCCCTGGCAGAGAAAGCCAGCAGGTGTCTGACCACAAGCCCAGAACGTGCTCCGGCAGGGCTCTGAACGCCCAAACCTGTGCTGTGACAGAGCCGAAGCGAGGTTGTTTGTCTGGAAACAGCTGGCCCTGTGTACTAAGGGAGTAGTCCTTTTCGGGCCAGAGCAAAAACGAAACCGATCCTTTTGTTACGTCAGCCAAGAGAACTGAAACTGCTGGGCGCAGGAAGTGTCGTGGCTGGCACCAGGTGTGGAGGTGCTTCCACGTGAAAGAGCTGGAAGCAGGTGCCTTGTCCACTGCTCATCTCTGCGTTTTGTTTTAGGCAATGCCAGTGAAGTACTGAAAGAATGGACTGtaacaggcaaaaaaaaggtaatgcaTTTGAATATACTTTACTAAGGTATTTAtctcctcttttatttattttgaggatGAGGGAGAGCATAAATTCAGACTGCAGAGAACAGTAGGCATTCCTCATAATTTcaatgagaaaagaaagcaaagagcgAACACGTATATTgatgggagcagagcagactCCCCGAGATGATCACTAGGTTATCAGGTGCCTCACTATTCAGGGCAATGATTTACACGGTAACTTCAGTGCAAGTTGTAAACATCATCATCTCACTGCATTTGCATTCAATTTAGTTGTCAGGCACATTGTGGTgggtgcagcagcagaaaaaaggcTTCTAGACTTACTGCCCTAGCAATAGCTTTTATTCTGCTGACCCTCCACAGGACCCCTAATCCAcgctcccagccccacgctgaAGTAAATCTTTCTCAGGTCCCTTTATTTCAACAGAGCTCTGTAATTCACTGTTCGGATAGTCGTGCAGTTCCATTTTTCATCGGTAACCTTTGGAGCTGAACAGTTGCATTTAATGCTGAGGTCTgtggaaatatatttctgtgtcATGTAAGCTTCCTCGCCTGTTTTGCCTAGTTCTGTGCTCAGACCCCTGTGAAAtggttaaataaaaatttgcaaaaatCCAGGACTTGATATTATGATGTCTAAATCCACCAGGGCAAGAATAAAATCATAATTATTCAGAAGGACTCCTTTGAATGCTTGAAAAGCACCAGAATGaaacagggagggaaaaacTGCGACTGAACAGCCGCGTGCTGGGAAACAGGGGAATTTTTGTCAGAGCAAGGTCTGGAATAAAAGAAAGTTCTGCCTGGCTGCCACAGAAAGCCCTGGGAgctccccccgagcggcgcggggctgctgcaggtTGTGGCCCCAAACCTCTCCCGTTGCCCATCGGTTACGCAGCCTTGGTCTCGTTGGCGCACCGCCAGAGAGGATAACGCATTCGTGTCGCATTAAAGCCCCCGTGTCTGTCCTCATTGTGGAATAAATCCCTCCGACTGTTAATAGGATCAACAGCCAGGCTGGCTGAAAAAGCACTTAATTCAGCTACTTTCAGCCAGTAAGCATAAGCTTAATTTTCCCTTTAGGAATTAAGCTTaacgtggttttttttttttttccccttttgtggCGCGGATGCCTAATCCTcagaacaagaagaagaaaaccaaaccgAAACTGCAAGCCGAGTCGAGCCCTGGCCTCGCAGACCCCGGGAAATTGGTGCCCACTGAAGAGGAGCCGTCGGCGGACTCGGAGCAGGGTGGAATTAACGGTTACCATGTGAACGGCTGCGCCCACGACACCGAGTCTGTGGACTCGCTCAGCGAAGGTTTGGATGCGCTTTCAATTGATGCCAGGGAGCTAGAGGATTGCGAGTCTGCCGCACCAGCCATGCCTAATAGAACAGGTTAGTCTCTGTAGGGTATCGCAGGAGGCACCGAGCGCTTAAAGAGCAGAGCACTGCCTCTTGCCTTTTGGGTTCCTTTGTTTCGGGTCAGCTCTGGGCACCGAGCTCTTTGGATGGCTCTTCAGGAGCGAGCAGCTCGCCTTGATTTCTGATTTCTGCTCGCTGTCGTAAAGAGGCGGTcagggctctgctgtgctcctCGCGTTCCCCTGTAAACGAGTGTGCTTTTCTACAGCAGTGCCTGAGCTAGAGAATGGAATAGCAGGCTTTGACACAAAATCGCTCACCATGCATCCTTCCCAGAGCCCTTCATCTCTTAGACAGCGGCCTGAGCAGAGGAGCGCTAGCAGGTCTCTGTCCAGATCCACTGCGGGCAACTCGGCTCCCGCCTGCCTGCCAGGAGCGCGGCTGGATGACGTTCCCATCTCACCTGCCAACAAGAAGCTCGGTAAggccctggggggctgcacCCACTCCGGTGTCGCGGCAGGTTGCTGCTGGCCGAATTCTCGCCGCCTCTTCCGCGGTGTCGCTGGCAGACAGCGGTGAGGCGTGCTGGACTTTGATTTTAATGCAAGCTAACATACTTCTTATTATCTGGCCACTAACTCGcactcttctcctcttctcccctaTGCACAGTGGGGAATCTTGACAGCAGTTTAGATGGTAGTGCCCGGAGCAGCAAACCCATGTGTGTGAGAagcaggggaggaggcagcCAGTCTCGCTGCATACATTTAGCCCATTCTTCTGCGTGCTCCCTCACCGAGCCTTTAGGTTGTTTCTCATCTTTTGTGAGAATTTGTCGAAAGGCCAGAAGTTTGGTCCAGCCCTGTTACAAGAAGTGACAGCCTCCTTccaccagatttttttttcctcttttgagtGCTTTCTCCACAGCTGAGTTCTTAAAATAACAAAGGGGGACAGGAAGGACCTCAGAGACCCCAATTGTGATCGCAGTTATTATACTTAGCACAGTGAGACGCGGTGGCGGTGGTTCACCTTGGTGCTGTGCGCTAAAGCTGTAATGAGCAGTTGTTAATGGAGCTTGGCAGGGGGCAACTGTGCTCCGGCAAGCTGCGGAGGGCTGGGGCAAGGTGCTGCACCCTGATGGCGAGCTGGGACGCAGAGACTAACCCTGGCAGCAGAGAGCCAATCCTCTCATCTCCTGGGTTGAGGAAATAACCTTCTgtacaaatttaattttagctcCCGAGatacttctcttctccaagcgAGCAGTCGTTTCGTATCGCTCAGTGATGCGGTGCGCTGGTCTTGGGAGCAGAATTCGCTTCCCTTGTTTCCTGTCCCTAACACATGCGAGAAAAATTTCAATAATTTTTTCAGACAgggtcttctgtgaagctactttattcgcgattgcaatggcgggcgtcctgcaggcaggagcgCGCAGCAAGAGTTTATCATAACCTTACATTCCCTATTACCCGACACCTGATTTCTCCCGTTTCCTCtttggctgagtactacaggttcagAACCTACTCGATGCACatctataccatatatgtacgtttttatttgaccaaccgttaatttttccttttccttttcttttttcttcttctctcgTGACTAGAGGGCccgtgatttttgtttttactgctcatcctgtttttcttagctatcctccttactttgggacagtgggaccttccccttatctgcttaacataaCTCCCCACTGCTCTGCCACACAATCACTGTTGgatatgcaaggttagtggaattttccactgcagaaacaccttctattgcaaaaacaaaactttgtttctcacacacAAAAGCGACTCAAAGATGCATTTGGTGTAagtgtggtgataggacaaggatttaaattaaaagagggtaggcttagattagatataaggaagaaattctatgattcttgtcatgtatttgaaaatgtggaGGGACATCTCTGCCCATAGAAGGAAATTCCACAAGCTCTGGAAGATCTTTCCCCAGTAGGAAAATCTCTAGAGCTGTTCCTGCTGAACCTAGTGCCTTTGCGCTGGGGAAGGAAGTTTTTAAAACCAAGCAGCGCAGTGTTAAAATAAGAGGGAAAGCCATCTCCTGATTTATCCCTGGTGGGAGGATTTAGCAGTATGATTGACATGGCTGTTTgagctctctctgtctcttGGTAGGTTCTAATATTGAAAAATCAGTGAAGGATCTCCAGCGCTGCACCGTTTCACTGGCTCGGTACCGGGTTGTGGTGAAAGAGGAAATGGATGCTTCCATTAAGAAGATGAAGCAGGTCTTTGCTGAACTGCAGAGCAGGTAAGTAAAATGTAGGAACGGATCCAGATGTTGAGGATTAAGATCAATGAGTTTGGAATAGGACTTCAGCTTTCCAGTCAGCCTAATGGCATGCTGCTGTTTGCCCTGCTGTCCAAGCGCCGTTCTTCAGCGTCTGAGAGCTCAGCATGTTGTAAAGAATAAGCTGGAGTCTAAAGTCTTGTGCTCTGCAATTTTCAGAAGCCTTCTTTGCAGGCAGCTTTGCTGGGCTGTCATCCCCCTTGTGCAGCGAGAGGCTAAAACACCTTCAAGGCTTCGGTGTGTCCGTCCGGGTCTTTGACAATCTTTGGCACTGCTTTTGTATGAGAGAGTTAACCTGGCACCATAAAGCCATTTTAGACACAGATAAGGCAAGGAACTCTCCAGATAACTACTGTCTGCTAGGTGCTGGAAGGGAGAGGTGTTGGGAGCAAAGAGTGCAGCAGTTTGcgtcttttcaaaacaaacatttatatttGACATCTTCAAATTAGGGTTCAATATAACATGGAAGAGCAGGATCCTTCCGAAGGTATAAATACACATTAAGGATCATTCTGTAGAGCATTACTTCTCCTTTTTTAAACCAAGCTTTTAATACTGGGCATGATGTTCCCTACGTGTGTAATAAGGTCTTTTTAATGAACGTTTTCATTGTTTTGGGTAAGTGCTTTAAGGTGATATTCCAAAAATCCTAACATCAGATGCACTTGCTGTCCTGGCTGACTGAGTCTATTAGTGAGAAGTTGTTCTTCTTGGGTGTACAAACATGATTGCTTTTCGTAGAGAAATATTCATAAGAAACTGCACAGAGAGTTCTCCTTGCCTGAAGTGAGTAATATTTGACAAGTAACTAAAATGCTGCTATCACGCCAAAGGATTAAAGTAGAGACTTGGCAGACTTGCAAATCTGTGTCAAAAGCTATCTGTGTCTGTAAACTCTGTGGCCTCAGAGGCAAGAGTATTTAGTGGTAGTGATGTAAGGATTGCTGAATTCTGAAGCCCTTTAGCGAACttggttgttcagcctggactTTTTTTCTCGTGCGCGTACTTGTGTTGAACTTTGCTACCAGGAAGTGCTCTCCTGGAGCAGAATGCTGCCCCGCATTTAAATTCAGCATGTGCTAAAAATAGTGACAAAGAGTGTTTATGGAAGACTTTTGAACTCAACCGAAGAGGCgagagggagaggcagggtTGGCGGTGTCTGCGTGCCCTCACCCATGTTTTGATGCTTCCTAACACTGGTGGTCTCCGAGCCAAAGTTGGACGAGGAGCTCCCACCCCCTCTCGTGTTCTGGAAAAGCTGTAGCAGGAGGGGATTTTCCCCACTGATGGCTGAGAGATTTGTAGCCCTAACTCAGGTGTGTTCATATTCATATTAGACCCTGCTTTGTTAGTGGCTACCGAGTCACGGCTGAGGCAGATTC encodes:
- the SPATS2 gene encoding spermatogenesis-associated serine-rich protein 2 isoform X2 — its product is MSKKQNAKDPSGFIFDVQSNTVMAQGGTFENMKEKISAVRAIVPNRSNNEIVLVLQHFDNCVDRTVQAFMEGNASEVLKEWTVTGKKKNKKKKTKPKLQAESSPGLADPGKLVPTEEEPSADSEQGGINGYHVNGCAHDTESVDSLSEGLDALSIDARELEDCESAAPAMPNRTVPELENGIAGFDTKSLTMHPSQSPSSLRQRPEQRSASRSLSRSTAGNSAPACLPGARLDDVPISPANKKLGSNIEKSVKDLQRCTVSLARYRVVVKEEMDASIKKMKQVFAELQSSLMDREVALLAEMDKVKAEAMEILVSRQRKAEALKKMTDVAVRMSEEQLVELRADIKHFVSERKYDEELGRVARFTCDLDVLKKSIASFGQVSHPKNSYSTRSQCSSVTAVSLNSPSETSAPSSPACASASASSLTAASKKPSAPAEAAVGATSSRPSQPPREAAPGNRRPGAGFRPQGQRHTGSPATGRPSWNRHRSRPGQAHGGHQNPPGVQPLGSPRQPQPPEPGPAASTHSPGLPQRKPRASRQEGASS
- the SPATS2 gene encoding spermatogenesis-associated serine-rich protein 2 isoform X1, which gives rise to MSKKQNAKDPSGFIFDVQSNTVMAQGGTFENMKEKISAVRAIVPNRSNNEIVLVLQHFDNCVDRTVQAFMEGNASEVLKEWTVTGKKKNKKKKTKPKLQAESSPGLADPGKLVPTEEEPSADSEQGGINGYHVNGCAHDTESVDSLSEGLDALSIDARELEDCESAAPAMPNRTAVPELENGIAGFDTKSLTMHPSQSPSSLRQRPEQRSASRSLSRSTAGNSAPACLPGARLDDVPISPANKKLGSNIEKSVKDLQRCTVSLARYRVVVKEEMDASIKKMKQVFAELQSSLMDREVALLAEMDKVKAEAMEILVSRQRKAEALKKMTDVAVRMSEEQLVELRADIKHFVSERKYDEELGRVARFTCDLDVLKKSIASFGQVSHPKNSYSTRSQCSSVTAVSLNSPSETSAPSSPACASASASSLTAASKKPSAPAEAAVGATSSRPSQPPREAAPGNRRPGAGFRPQGQRHTGSPATGRPSWNRHRSRPGQAHGGHQNPPGVQPLGSPRQPQPPEPGPAASTHSPGLPQRKPRASRQEGASS
- the SPATS2 gene encoding spermatogenesis-associated serine-rich protein 2 isoform X3: MQKISAVRAIVPNRSNNEIVLVLQHFDNCVDRTVQAFMEGNASEVLKEWTVTGKKKNKKKKTKPKLQAESSPGLADPGKLVPTEEEPSADSEQGGINGYHVNGCAHDTESVDSLSEGLDALSIDARELEDCESAAPAMPNRTAVPELENGIAGFDTKSLTMHPSQSPSSLRQRPEQRSASRSLSRSTAGNSAPACLPGARLDDVPISPANKKLGSNIEKSVKDLQRCTVSLARYRVVVKEEMDASIKKMKQVFAELQSSLMDREVALLAEMDKVKAEAMEILVSRQRKAEALKKMTDVAVRMSEEQLVELRADIKHFVSERKYDEELGRVARFTCDLDVLKKSIASFGQVSHPKNSYSTRSQCSSVTAVSLNSPSETSAPSSPACASASASSLTAASKKPSAPAEAAVGATSSRPSQPPREAAPGNRRPGAGFRPQGQRHTGSPATGRPSWNRHRSRPGQAHGGHQNPPGVQPLGSPRQPQPPEPGPAASTHSPGLPQRKPRASRQEGASS